One window of Phycisphaeraceae bacterium genomic DNA carries:
- a CDS encoding serine/threonine protein kinase yields the protein MLRSRVEMMLLRQDQQQTLDGTADEIVPPISSAKSPERVGRYSIRRILGEGGMGVVYLAEQDRPRRTVALKVIRPGLLTPRLLRRFEHESEVLARLQHAGIAQIYEAATHESEAGAQPFFAMELVEGKPLTHYAFERHLSLKQRLELFQKICDAVQHAHQKGVIHRDLKPSNILVTASGQPKILDFGIARAADDSAQSPAATMRTEAGTLVGTLPYMSPEQIGDPSGVDVRSDVYTLGVILFELLSGKLPHALETHTLPEAVRIISESDAPSLNSIDRTIPADLATIVSKSMEKDRTRRYQSASDLSADIGRFLRDEPILARPPSRAYKVRKFVRRNRALVTGATIAVLALLGGVVGTTWQAAEAMRGRRLAEVRGVALEKQKQIAEREAQTARAVNLFLTRMLEGANPESDGSGDVSVQQLLASAIEELELTTPPPTVEVPVRVTIAGTFRGMGKYKEAIPQMERACEVAVREFGEADDRTLDARRNLAFAYADAGRTEDAEELTKRILPVVVRNHGEDSLEAARVRCELGRVLIERGELTDAENFFRAGLSVLRPRLGDSDREVQQAMHNFGTSLSALGKLDEAERLLRETAVLREATYGKDHLLVAYTLNSLTSVLQRQGKKEEALALLQQVLAMRLKHLQPDHPSVLVSKGNLAVGLVGVGRVAEAEPLLRQVAEAQVRTLGETHQKTLSTMGNLAYVLEESKKPAEAEALYRRILALRKESGQMDADSWNQYNNLAMLLQAQERFDEALGLYEELLAGCRGKLPEDHWALAIYRNNYGQCLTEAGRYEQAAKELAESHAVLLAFFKDGHPRVLKSQERIEILARESKKHGLALPPSASR from the coding sequence GTGCTGCGATCTCGTGTCGAGATGATGCTGCTCCGGCAGGATCAGCAACAGACACTCGATGGGACAGCGGACGAGATCGTTCCGCCGATTTCGAGCGCCAAGTCGCCGGAGCGCGTCGGGCGCTACAGCATCCGGCGCATTCTGGGCGAGGGCGGGATGGGCGTGGTGTATCTCGCCGAACAGGATCGGCCGCGGCGGACCGTGGCGCTCAAGGTCATCCGACCCGGGCTTCTGACTCCCCGCCTGCTCCGCCGTTTCGAGCACGAGTCGGAGGTGCTGGCGCGCCTGCAGCACGCGGGCATCGCGCAGATCTACGAGGCTGCGACGCACGAGTCGGAAGCCGGCGCGCAACCTTTCTTCGCGATGGAACTTGTTGAAGGAAAGCCGCTCACGCATTACGCCTTCGAGCGGCATCTCTCCTTGAAGCAAAGGCTCGAGCTCTTTCAGAAGATTTGTGACGCCGTGCAGCACGCTCACCAGAAAGGCGTGATCCATCGGGATTTGAAGCCGAGCAACATCCTCGTCACGGCGTCCGGGCAACCGAAGATCCTGGATTTCGGGATCGCGCGGGCCGCGGATGATTCGGCGCAGTCGCCCGCCGCGACAATGAGGACGGAGGCGGGGACACTTGTTGGAACGCTGCCGTACATGAGCCCGGAGCAGATCGGCGATCCGTCCGGGGTGGATGTCCGCTCGGACGTCTACACGCTCGGCGTGATTCTGTTCGAACTCTTGAGCGGCAAGTTGCCCCACGCGCTCGAGACCCACACGCTGCCCGAAGCAGTCCGCATCATCTCGGAGTCCGACGCGCCCTCGCTCAACTCGATCGACCGCACCATTCCCGCCGATCTGGCGACGATTGTTTCGAAGTCGATGGAGAAGGATCGAACGCGGCGCTATCAGAGCGCGTCTGATCTTTCGGCCGACATCGGGCGGTTTCTGAGGGACGAACCGATCCTCGCGCGCCCGCCGAGCCGCGCGTACAAAGTCCGCAAGTTCGTGCGGCGGAATCGGGCGCTCGTCACCGGCGCGACCATCGCCGTGCTGGCGCTGCTCGGGGGAGTGGTGGGGACGACCTGGCAGGCGGCCGAAGCCATGCGGGGCCGGAGGCTCGCGGAGGTGCGGGGCGTCGCGCTCGAAAAGCAGAAACAGATCGCGGAGCGAGAGGCGCAGACCGCCCGGGCCGTCAACCTCTTTTTGACCCGAATGCTCGAAGGGGCGAATCCCGAAAGCGACGGCAGCGGCGACGTTTCCGTGCAGCAATTGCTGGCGAGCGCGATCGAAGAGCTCGAATTGACGACTCCGCCTCCGACAGTCGAAGTACCGGTGCGAGTGACGATCGCCGGAACGTTTCGCGGCATGGGGAAATACAAAGAAGCTATTCCGCAGATGGAACGTGCCTGCGAAGTTGCCGTGCGCGAATTCGGAGAAGCGGACGACCGCACGCTCGATGCGCGCCGCAACCTCGCCTTTGCATATGCCGACGCCGGGCGCACTGAAGACGCAGAAGAACTCACAAAGCGGATTCTGCCGGTCGTCGTTCGCAATCACGGGGAGGATTCTCTTGAAGCGGCTCGTGTGCGCTGTGAACTCGGTCGCGTCCTGATCGAGCGCGGCGAATTGACCGACGCCGAGAATTTTTTTCGTGCCGGGCTCTCGGTTCTCCGCCCGAGGCTGGGAGACTCTGACCGCGAAGTGCAGCAGGCAATGCACAACTTTGGAACGTCCTTGTCGGCCCTCGGAAAGCTCGATGAGGCCGAGCGCCTGCTTCGCGAGACGGCAGTTCTTCGCGAAGCGACCTACGGCAAGGACCATCTGCTGGTCGCCTACACGCTCAATTCGCTCACGTCCGTGCTGCAGCGCCAGGGCAAAAAGGAAGAGGCGCTGGCACTCCTGCAACAGGTGCTCGCGATGCGACTGAAACATCTTCAGCCCGATCATCCGAGCGTGCTGGTGTCAAAGGGCAATCTCGCCGTCGGCTTGGTGGGAGTGGGCCGCGTGGCCGAAGCCGAACCCCTCCTCCGTCAAGTCGCCGAAGCGCAGGTCAGGACGCTGGGTGAAACCCACCAGAAAACTCTGAGCACGATGGGCAATTTGGCCTATGTGCTGGAAGAATCGAAAAAGCCCGCCGAGGCGGAAGCCCTCTACCGGCGCATCCTTGCACTCCGCAAGGAGAGCGGGCAGATGGATGCCGATTCCTGGAACCAATACAACAACCTCGCGATGCTGCTCCAGGCGCAGGAACGCTTCGACGAAGCGCTCGGTCTTTACGAAGAATTGCTGGCCGGCTGTCGGGGCAAGCTTCCCGAAGACCACTGGGCGCTCGCCATTTATCGAAACAACTACGGTCAGTGCCTGACCGAAGCGGGACGCTACGAACAAGCAGCGAAAGAGCTTGCCGAAAGCCATGCGGTGCTGCTGGCTTTCTTCAAGGATGGACATCCTCGGGTGTTGAAGTCGCAGGAGCGGATCGAAATCCTGGCTCGCGAGTCAAAGAAACACGGATTGGCGCTCCCCCCCTCCGCCTCCCGGTAG
- a CDS encoding DUF58 domain-containing protein encodes METPKTSGNPGIGSASDPSTEASLYLHPQTLARLSSFELRAKMIVEGLSSGQHRSPYQGFSVEFAQHRPYSPGDDLRHLDWKVFARSDKLHLKQYQQETNFDLIVMVDCSGSMSFGSRLFAEASGAGRRNSPDGRTHWSKFDHATALAAALSYITLRQGDRVGLEMFDERVRLVLKRSSSQGTWRQIVSALSSHPARRSHPGAEDSTSRPSDLRRAIDETFAQITNRCILAIVSDFFMDIDTIKDALARTRHAQADVMAFQIMDEAELDFDLRENAGGVLLEGLEGESTLRIDPRAIRKGYLEALHEHNAKLRALLRGMGYDYTLVNTHEFLGPALASFVSRRNAQIKRHLA; translated from the coding sequence TTGGAAACCCCGAAAACCAGCGGAAATCCCGGAATCGGATCGGCTTCAGACCCGTCAACCGAGGCCTCTCTCTATCTCCATCCGCAGACCCTCGCCCGACTTTCGAGCTTCGAGCTCCGGGCCAAGATGATCGTGGAAGGGCTTTCAAGCGGTCAACATCGGTCGCCTTACCAAGGTTTCTCCGTCGAATTCGCTCAGCACCGTCCATATTCGCCGGGGGATGACCTTCGCCATCTCGATTGGAAGGTGTTCGCCCGCTCGGACAAACTGCATCTCAAGCAGTATCAGCAGGAGACAAACTTCGACCTGATCGTGATGGTCGATTGCTCCGGCTCGATGTCGTTCGGAAGCAGATTGTTCGCCGAGGCCTCGGGAGCGGGAAGAAGAAACAGCCCGGACGGCCGGACGCACTGGAGCAAGTTCGATCACGCGACGGCACTCGCCGCGGCACTTTCGTACATCACGCTGCGCCAGGGCGATCGCGTCGGGCTGGAAATGTTCGATGAGCGCGTGCGCCTGGTGCTCAAGCGTTCCAGCAGTCAGGGAACGTGGCGCCAGATCGTGAGCGCGCTCTCATCGCACCCCGCGCGACGCTCGCACCCCGGCGCAGAAGACTCGACGAGCCGACCGAGCGATCTGCGACGTGCGATCGACGAGACCTTTGCTCAGATCACCAACCGCTGCATACTCGCGATCGTCAGCGACTTTTTCATGGACATCGACACGATCAAGGATGCGCTTGCTCGCACTCGGCATGCACAGGCCGACGTGATGGCGTTTCAGATTATGGACGAAGCGGAGCTGGACTTCGATCTCCGCGAGAACGCCGGAGGTGTGCTGCTCGAAGGGCTCGAAGGCGAATCAACTCTTCGGATCGATCCGCGCGCGATCCGAAAGGGCTATCTCGAGGCGCTCCACGAGCACAACGCCAAACTCCGGGCGCTCCTGCGCGGCATGGGGTACGACTACACACTGGTCAACACGCACGAGTTCCTAGGACCGGCACTCGCCTCGTTTGTTTCTCGTCGCAATGCGCAGATCAAGAGGCACCTGGCATGA